Proteins encoded within one genomic window of Amycolatopsis sp. 2-15:
- a CDS encoding helix-turn-helix transcriptional regulator, translating into MPKTSARLLALLSLLQARRDWPGAALAERLAISPRTVRRDVDRLRELGYPIVATKGPDGGYRLDAGAQLPPLLFDDEQAVALAVALRLATTAGAGIEEAAARALTTVRQVMPARLRHRIDSVRVTALARPGPQVGSDVLAALGAAVHASEVLRFDYPPGPAPRRVEPHHLVARGGLWYLVAWDLDREDWRVFRADRLTPRTPTGPRFTPRELPGGSVAAFVTSRFQGSGSGWPCRGSVLLHLPAAAVSRYAGDAVVEEAGPDRCRLELGSWSWVSLAAAFGRFDADLEVVGPPELAEAFAVLARRFTQRRTARSPAPEPG; encoded by the coding sequence GTGCCGAAGACTTCCGCCCGCCTCCTGGCGTTGCTCTCGCTGCTGCAGGCGCGCCGCGACTGGCCGGGCGCGGCGCTGGCCGAGCGGCTCGCCATCAGCCCGCGCACCGTCCGCCGCGACGTCGATCGCCTGCGGGAGCTGGGATATCCGATCGTCGCGACCAAGGGACCCGATGGCGGTTACCGCCTCGACGCCGGCGCGCAGCTGCCGCCGCTGCTGTTCGACGACGAGCAGGCCGTCGCGCTCGCCGTCGCCCTGCGGCTCGCGACCACCGCCGGCGCGGGCATCGAGGAAGCGGCCGCGCGGGCGTTGACGACCGTGCGCCAGGTCATGCCCGCCCGGCTGCGCCACCGGATCGACAGCGTCCGCGTGACCGCGCTGGCCCGGCCGGGGCCGCAGGTCGGCAGCGACGTGCTCGCCGCGCTGGGCGCCGCCGTCCACGCGAGTGAGGTGCTGCGCTTCGACTACCCGCCGGGCCCCGCGCCGCGGCGCGTCGAACCGCACCACCTCGTCGCCCGCGGCGGCCTCTGGTACCTCGTGGCCTGGGACCTCGATCGCGAGGACTGGCGCGTCTTCCGCGCCGATCGGCTCACGCCGCGCACGCCGACCGGCCCGCGGTTCACCCCACGCGAACTGCCCGGCGGCAGCGTCGCCGCCTTCGTGACCAGCCGGTTCCAAGGCTCGGGCAGCGGCTGGCCCTGCCGCGGCTCGGTGCTCCTCCACCTGCCCGCCGCCGCGGTGTCGCGCTACGCCGGGGACGCCGTCGTCGAGGAGGCCGGCCCGGACCGGTGCCGTCTGGAGCTGGGCTCGTGGTCGTGGGTTTCGCTGGCCGCCGCGTTCGGGCGGTTCGACGCGGACCTGGAGGTCGTCGGCCCGCCCGAGCTGGCGGAGGCGTTCGCCGTGCTGGCGCGCCGGTTTACGCAGCGGCGGACGGCCCGCTCGCCAGCGCCTGAACCCGGTTGA
- a CDS encoding DinB family protein — protein sequence MTEKTELLAQLAHARETLKASVRDLTDEQLGERPTVSELCLGGLVKHVASMEEQWLRFAVEGASAMSYELPEGVTWADFAAGTAREYPKWAIEHQAEFAMQPGDTLAAILKRYDEVAARTEEIVAAVPDLATAHPLPEAPWHEAGAERSVRGVLLHVIVETAQHAGHADLLRETLEAS from the coding sequence ATGACCGAGAAGACCGAACTCCTCGCCCAGCTGGCCCACGCCCGGGAGACACTGAAGGCGAGCGTCCGCGACCTCACCGACGAGCAGCTCGGCGAGCGCCCCACCGTCAGCGAGCTGTGCCTCGGCGGGCTGGTCAAGCACGTCGCGTCGATGGAAGAGCAGTGGTTGCGCTTCGCCGTCGAAGGCGCGTCGGCGATGAGCTACGAGCTGCCCGAGGGCGTGACTTGGGCCGATTTCGCGGCCGGGACCGCGCGCGAGTACCCGAAGTGGGCGATCGAGCACCAGGCCGAGTTCGCCATGCAACCCGGTGACACGCTCGCGGCGATCCTGAAGCGCTACGACGAGGTCGCGGCGCGGACCGAGGAGATCGTCGCCGCCGTGCCCGACCTGGCGACGGCGCACCCGCTGCCGGAGGCGCCGTGGCACGAGGCCGGAGCCGAGCGCAGCGTGCGCGGGGTCCTGCTGCACGTGATCGTCGAGACCGCGCAGCACGCGGGCCACGCCGACCTGCTGCGCGAGACGCTCGAGGCGTCGTGA